From a region of the bacterium genome:
- a CDS encoding NDP-sugar synthase has translation MKALILAAGLGTRVRPFTFFRAKATLPLLNIPFIHYPLHYCSVHGIQEAVVNLHSLPDSVREAAGNKYGNIRISYSEEPEILGTAGAMRKAARLLDGDPFLVMNSDMLTDIPLQEVLSFHQDSQADITLVIMKDARFSHYGGLYFQGDLLRLSGFRSGPGESYHYTGLQVVSPQILEHIPDGKKTGIFTDIYPGIMKDKKIYGFVYHGFWKEMGNLREYLRTSLELVRQPLPEKLIPEGAQLSMVSPEATIEEGADVIDSLVMDGARIESGVRVEHSIIGWDVTVTGTVRNQALARGILPWYL, from the coding sequence ATGAAAGCGCTCATTCTCGCAGCCGGTCTCGGGACACGAGTCCGCCCATTTACATTTTTCCGCGCCAAAGCGACCCTTCCACTTCTGAATATTCCATTTATTCATTACCCGCTGCACTATTGTTCCGTTCATGGAATTCAGGAAGCCGTTGTGAACCTGCATTCGCTGCCGGATTCGGTTCGTGAAGCCGCCGGAAACAAGTATGGAAACATTCGGATTTCCTATTCCGAAGAACCGGAAATTCTGGGTACAGCCGGTGCTATGCGAAAAGCGGCCCGTTTGCTGGACGGGGACCCGTTTTTGGTGATGAACAGCGATATGTTAACCGATATTCCACTTCAAGAGGTCTTGAGTTTTCATCAGGATTCGCAAGCGGACATCACGCTTGTCATTATGAAAGACGCGAGATTCTCTCACTATGGTGGCTTATATTTTCAAGGAGATCTTTTGAGGCTGTCCGGATTTCGATCTGGTCCCGGAGAATCGTATCATTACACGGGATTGCAGGTCGTCAGTCCTCAAATTCTGGAGCATATTCCCGATGGCAAAAAGACCGGAATTTTTACCGATATTTATCCAGGTATCATGAAAGACAAAAAAATCTATGGTTTCGTTTATCATGGATTTTGGAAGGAGATGGGAAATCTGCGCGAATATCTTCGAACAAGCCTGGAACTAGTGCGCCAACCGCTGCCCGAAAAGCTGATCCCGGAGGGAGCGCAACTGTCAATGGTCTCTCCTGAGGCAACAATTGAAGAAGGTGCTGATGTGATTGATAGCCTGGTGATGGATGGAGCCCGTATTGAATCCGGCGTGAGAGTAGAACATTCCATCATCGGATGGGATGTTACCGTTACTGGTACTGTTCGAAATCAAGCACTCGCCCGCGGTATCCTTCCCTGGTACCTATAG
- a CDS encoding cysteine dioxygenase family protein, translating into MVNIGEFVSRLSAIPETDFTLENVLTFLRSHPVDIATLAPYLYFSSEHYTRNLIHKTPLFELIAVCWDKGQKSVIHNHRDQKCWMAIPYGRLMVHNFTLIQKDISRHFCDLKSSVQFELSPESPGEVDPEEPVHQVLNLPSYDCRAVSLHVYSKPFDTCEVYDLKNKCYEDMPLVNTSEYGVLKMDIQAERVKLA; encoded by the coding sequence ATGGTGAATATTGGAGAATTTGTAAGTCGTTTGTCAGCGATACCGGAAACGGACTTCACGCTTGAGAATGTCCTGACCTTTTTGCGCTCTCATCCTGTCGATATTGCGACGCTTGCTCCGTATCTCTACTTTTCTTCAGAGCATTACACACGGAATCTGATTCATAAAACGCCGTTGTTTGAGCTCATCGCAGTCTGTTGGGACAAGGGACAAAAGAGCGTGATCCATAACCATCGTGATCAGAAATGCTGGATGGCTATCCCGTACGGACGCCTGATGGTTCACAACTTTACTCTCATACAGAAGGATATCTCCAGACATTTCTGTGACCTCAAATCCAGCGTTCAGTTCGAGCTTAGTCCGGAATCACCCGGAGAAGTTGATCCGGAAGAACCGGTCCATCAGGTTTTGAACCTTCCTTCTTATGATTGCAGGGCGGTTTCTTTGCATGTCTATTCAAAACCATTCGACACTTGCGAAGTGTATGATTTGAAGAACAAGTGTTATGAGGATATGCCGCTTGTGAACACCAGCGAATACGGCGTTCTTAAAATGGATATACAGGCGGAGAGAGTAAAGCTGGCTTAG
- a CDS encoding glycosyltransferase family 2 protein encodes MLLSILIPVYNEAKTIRQIIERVQSTPYDKEIIVVDDGSSDGTTEELKQMDQNVKVLLHEKNRGKGAAIRTALQHATGDILLIQDADMEYDPSDYPQLLDPIQSGKADVVFGSRFLGGGAHRVLYFWHSLGNRFLTLLANMLNDLNMTDMETGYKAFTREVQKAIRIRSNRFGFEPEFTAKVARKRFRIYEVPVSYYGRGYREGKKITWRDGLAALFWIFRYRFFD; translated from the coding sequence ATGTTGTTATCCATCCTTATCCCTGTTTACAACGAAGCAAAAACGATTCGTCAGATAATTGAACGGGTGCAGTCAACTCCTTATGACAAGGAAATCATTGTTGTGGATGATGGCTCGAGTGACGGTACAACAGAAGAGCTGAAACAGATGGATCAAAATGTCAAAGTCCTGCTGCATGAAAAAAACAGAGGGAAGGGAGCAGCCATCCGCACAGCTTTGCAGCACGCGACGGGTGATATTCTACTCATCCAGGATGCAGACATGGAATATGATCCTTCCGACTACCCTCAGCTCTTGGATCCGATTCAATCCGGAAAAGCGGATGTTGTATTTGGCTCGCGGTTTCTGGGAGGAGGAGCGCACAGGGTCCTGTACTTCTGGCACTCCCTTGGCAACCGCTTCCTGACTTTGCTGGCGAACATGCTGAACGACTTAAATATGACTGATATGGAAACCGGTTATAAGGCATTTACTCGTGAAGTCCAGAAGGCCATACGGATTCGCTCCAATCGTTTTGGATTTGAGCCTGAGTTTACCGCGAAAGTTGCCCGGAAGCGTTTCCGTATTTACGAAGTTCCGGTCTCTTATTATGGTCGTGGATACCGGGAAGGTAAAAAAATTACTTGGCGGGACGGCCTCGCAGCATTATTTTGGATCTTCAGATATCGATTTTTTGATTGA
- the cyaB gene encoding class IV adenylate cyclase, protein MHETEIKLPITDLHQANNKVRKLNASILKERHLEDNFLFDRQERFLANERMLLRLRIMASPEPPFKEWKAILTFKGVPEVSDGVKKREEIESEIMNSNNLKEILFRLGFEITFRYQKYRTVYRLENADLDICIDETPIGNFFELEGEILRIHEFATKLGYNRDDYITQSYATLYYRWCQKTGNQEPYMVF, encoded by the coding sequence ATGCATGAAACGGAAATCAAACTTCCAATTACCGATCTGCACCAGGCAAACAACAAGGTACGCAAATTAAACGCCTCGATACTGAAAGAGCGTCATCTGGAAGACAACTTTCTGTTTGACCGGCAAGAACGATTCCTCGCGAATGAGCGTATGCTGCTGCGCCTGAGAATCATGGCTTCACCGGAACCTCCTTTTAAAGAATGGAAAGCCATACTCACATTCAAGGGTGTGCCCGAGGTTTCTGATGGCGTAAAGAAACGGGAAGAGATTGAATCTGAAATAATGAATTCGAATAACCTGAAGGAAATCCTTTTTAGGCTCGGTTTTGAAATTACTTTCCGGTATCAAAAATACCGTACGGTTTACAGGTTGGAAAATGCCGATCTGGATATCTGCATCGATGAAACTCCCATTGGAAATTTTTTTGAGTTGGAAGGGGAAATCTTAAGGATTCATGAATTTGCCACAAAACTCGGCTATAACCGGGATGATTACATCACTCAGAGCTACGCAACACTGTATTATCGATGGTGTCAAAAAACGGGCAACCAAGAGCCATATATGGTGTTTTAA
- a CDS encoding DegT/DnrJ/EryC1/StrS family aminotransferase, which translates to MKVPLIDLQAQFLNLQPEIHQAIESVLASQKFILGEEGRSLESRIAELTQTSFAVGCASGTDALLLSLRAVGIGPGDEVITTAYSFFATGGMISWIGAVPVFVDIDPGTFNLLPEQVGKKITAKTKAILAVHLFGQCCSIEQLLPFNLPVIEDAAQAIGSMRNGKPAGSIGISGCFSFFPTKNLGAYGDGGMIVTSDETLAKKLKMLRAHGQESQRYYHSFIGTNSRLDELQAAVLRVKLKYLQQWNEKRAANAAYYNERLKDLPLEIPVIDAANTSNFHQYVIRSKNRDRLKNYLADQGIGTGIYYPLILPLQPCFSELGYKAGDFPNAEECSTTSLALPVYPELTAEQLEFVVHHIFHFLQ; encoded by the coding sequence ATGAAGGTCCCATTGATCGATTTACAGGCTCAATTCCTGAATCTTCAGCCCGAAATTCATCAAGCGATTGAGTCGGTCCTGGCCAGCCAGAAATTTATCCTCGGTGAGGAAGGGCGCTCCCTTGAGAGCAGGATCGCGGAGTTAACGCAGACGAGCTTCGCTGTCGGTTGTGCCAGTGGCACCGATGCCCTGCTTCTTTCCTTGCGCGCAGTGGGGATCGGTCCCGGCGATGAGGTCATTACCACCGCGTATTCCTTCTTCGCTACAGGCGGAATGATTTCCTGGATTGGAGCTGTTCCCGTTTTTGTGGATATTGATCCGGGAACATTCAATCTCTTGCCCGAACAAGTCGGAAAAAAAATCACAGCAAAAACAAAAGCCATCCTGGCCGTACATTTGTTCGGTCAATGTTGCTCCATCGAACAACTGTTGCCTTTCAATCTTCCTGTAATCGAAGATGCGGCCCAGGCGATTGGATCCATGCGAAACGGTAAACCGGCAGGATCGATCGGGATTTCCGGATGTTTTTCCTTTTTTCCGACCAAGAATCTGGGCGCTTATGGTGATGGAGGAATGATCGTAACGAGTGACGAAACACTGGCAAAAAAACTGAAAATGCTAAGAGCTCACGGACAGGAATCGCAACGCTACTATCACTCATTTATCGGCACGAATAGCCGGCTCGATGAGCTGCAGGCGGCGGTTCTACGCGTAAAACTGAAGTACTTGCAGCAGTGGAATGAGAAGCGAGCAGCCAATGCCGCCTATTACAATGAACGTCTGAAGGATTTGCCTCTCGAAATTCCTGTGATCGATGCCGCGAATACTTCTAATTTTCATCAGTATGTCATCCGAAGTAAAAACCGGGACCGTCTCAAAAACTATCTTGCGGACCAGGGAATCGGCACGGGGATCTACTATCCATTGATTCTCCCTTTACAGCCTTGCTTTTCTGAGCTTGGCTACAAAGCCGGTGATTTTCCCAACGCCGAAGAATGTTCAACAACGTCCCTTGCACTGCCGGTTTACCCTGAACTGACTGCAGAACAGCTTGAATTTGTGGTGCATCATATTTTCCACTTCTTGCAATAA
- a CDS encoding isoprenylcysteine carboxylmethyltransferase family protein, with the protein MAISVFSGGRGGINKGKEQGESRTLFILLLVLTAGAAFCIPFFAGRNFTSLNLPVYFRYIGTPVFLCGLIIRHISIRTLKRQFSIYVAIQENHQLITTGIYSQIRHPIYLGAVLSLIGFVLVFPTLLGFIFVVIYSMLLTHRMAQEERLMLKHFGSVYEEYSSKSYRLIPHIY; encoded by the coding sequence GTGGCGATTTCTGTTTTTTCGGGCGGTCGTGGCGGAATCAATAAGGGAAAAGAGCAGGGCGAATCGAGAACGCTGTTCATTCTACTGTTGGTTTTAACTGCAGGCGCGGCGTTCTGTATCCCGTTTTTTGCAGGCCGGAATTTTACATCCCTGAATCTTCCTGTTTACTTTCGTTACATAGGAACACCCGTGTTTCTTTGCGGTCTGATCATTCGCCATATCTCGATTCGCACACTGAAGCGGCAGTTCAGCATTTACGTTGCGATTCAAGAAAATCATCAACTCATCACCACCGGGATCTATTCGCAGATACGCCATCCGATTTATCTGGGAGCTGTTTTAAGTTTGATCGGATTTGTACTCGTATTCCCCACCCTCTTGGGGTTTATTTTTGTTGTCATTTATTCTATGCTGTTGACTCATCGTATGGCGCAGGAAGAAAGGCTGATGTTGAAGCATTTCGGCAGTGTTTACGAAGAGTACAGCTCAAAATCATACCGGTTGATTCCCCATATCTACTGA
- a CDS encoding M20/M25/M40 family metallo-hydrolase, which translates to MGDQKYLKNLDKYIEGSRVHFVDMLGQLVEIPTVSMDPGRKGDMRRGANLAAEYLRAFGAEATVHETSGNPVVVGRFQVPGARQTLTVYNHMDVQPAQEPEWVREPFVFVKQDGRYLGRGTTDDKGPGLTALLGARYAVENGVPLNIQFIWELEEEIGSPHFEEFMKANAASLKTDSVLVSDTMWISRNKPAIPYGLRGMITALMVLQTHEKDTHSGVTGGAARNPLGELCQVVAQCYDAKTGKVKIPGFYQDVKAVSKKEVDSFLSSGFDMKRWKQVYSFRSLRANTAVDLLKRVWTMPTFEVHGLVGGYTGPGVKTVVPPRGELKFSCRLVPNQKPEKIFKLIKSYVKKLNPDVEVILDAKLDPYLGDLSGDHIRCAIDAIEYGFSRSPAFIREGGSIGAVVTMQRYLKAPIIFIGLSLPEHGYHAPNENFDWVQASGGIKTFAKYFANVAAL; encoded by the coding sequence ATGGGCGACCAAAAATACTTGAAGAATCTGGATAAATACATTGAAGGGAGTCGTGTGCATTTTGTAGACATGTTGGGTCAGCTGGTTGAGATTCCAACGGTCAGCATGGATCCAGGCCGGAAAGGCGATATGCGGCGCGGAGCGAATTTAGCAGCAGAATATTTGCGTGCTTTTGGCGCTGAAGCAACTGTGCATGAAACAAGTGGAAATCCCGTAGTGGTTGGCCGCTTTCAAGTTCCGGGTGCAAGGCAGACTCTTACCGTTTATAACCACATGGATGTTCAACCCGCACAAGAGCCGGAATGGGTGCGGGAACCTTTCGTTTTTGTAAAACAGGATGGCCGCTATCTGGGTCGCGGCACAACCGATGACAAAGGGCCTGGTCTGACAGCGCTGCTAGGCGCCCGATATGCTGTGGAAAATGGTGTGCCTCTGAATATTCAGTTCATCTGGGAGCTCGAAGAAGAAATTGGTAGTCCGCACTTTGAAGAATTCATGAAAGCCAATGCGGCTTCGTTAAAAACCGATTCTGTTCTGGTTTCCGATACGATGTGGATTTCACGGAACAAACCGGCCATTCCATACGGATTACGCGGAATGATTACGGCATTGATGGTTTTACAAACTCACGAAAAGGACACTCATTCGGGAGTAACCGGCGGAGCCGCGAGGAATCCGCTGGGTGAATTATGTCAGGTTGTTGCGCAATGTTACGATGCAAAAACAGGAAAGGTAAAGATTCCCGGATTTTATCAAGACGTAAAGGCAGTCAGCAAAAAAGAAGTGGACAGCTTTTTATCTTCCGGCTTTGATATGAAAAGGTGGAAACAGGTTTACAGTTTCAGGTCTCTTCGGGCAAATACTGCGGTGGATCTTCTGAAACGTGTTTGGACGATGCCCACCTTTGAAGTGCATGGTCTGGTGGGAGGCTACACAGGTCCTGGTGTGAAAACGGTTGTTCCGCCACGCGGGGAGCTGAAGTTTAGTTGCCGCCTGGTTCCCAATCAGAAGCCCGAAAAGATCTTTAAGCTGATCAAGAGTTATGTGAAAAAACTAAATCCGGATGTCGAAGTCATTCTAGACGCAAAGCTAGATCCCTATCTCGGGGATCTGTCCGGAGATCATATCCGTTGCGCCATAGATGCCATCGAATATGGTTTTTCGCGCTCTCCTGCATTTATCCGTGAGGGTGGCTCCATTGGCGCTGTTGTGACAATGCAGCGGTATTTGAAAGCACCTATTATTTTTATTGGACTCTCGTTGCCGGAGCATGGATATCATGCGCCGAATGAGAATTTTGATTGGGTTCAGGCTTCCGGAGGAATCAAAACATTTGCAAAATACTTCGCTAACGTGGCTGCACTTTGA